The following coding sequences are from one Paenibacillus stellifer window:
- a CDS encoding ABC transporter ATP-binding protein — translation MKERFAILKRIIPFARGLERYFAILFISSLVLMFAGMLTPVFYKILVDDVILNREVHALWYVVAGYAAVYLITSGMKTAGNYASNRFLNKLVFNMRLRIWSNYLKMPLTRYNRYQVGDLKMRMDDDTNKIEEFINQQTYSYIINLLIIVSYGGVLLYLSWKLALFSVIMVPVTFFIGHVLGRNENALNEQRREVWARKDDWMLSSLQGWKEVKALCIENRERRIFTQYHHRSGILDARWINYWLLHDLILPAIKDEFIMKFALYLAGSLLVMNGDFTIGSLLIFMKFYSGFYESVNRVNECNISLNNDKPLFHRIFDVIHDKEGEQSEQGEQSEQPEREVHAERGGRGERAGQLAQTPFQGEVRLKNVTFGYENGTRHILEDVSLTITPGEKVAIVGKSGAGKSTLAKLLLGIERCRAGQVLYDHTDIDSLHEPLLHRNVGAVMQDSILFNMSIKDNLKLARSRATDEEIVEACRKAHIDEFIDTLPDQYDTIIGERGVKLSGGQRQRLAIARVFLSRANIWILDEATSSLDHESERMIHDVIRNATGDKTIILIAHRLSSLLLADRVIVLKDGRIAASGHHTELLDRNEAYDELFKEQYA, via the coding sequence ATGAAAGAGAGATTCGCGATTCTCAAGCGGATTATTCCGTTTGCCAGAGGGCTGGAGAGGTACTTTGCCATCTTGTTCATATCCAGTCTGGTGCTGATGTTCGCAGGGATGCTGACGCCGGTGTTCTATAAAATACTGGTCGACGACGTGATCCTGAACCGGGAGGTGCATGCGCTCTGGTACGTGGTTGCTGGATATGCGGCGGTGTACCTCATCACCTCGGGCATGAAGACGGCCGGGAATTACGCCTCGAACCGTTTTTTGAACAAGCTTGTTTTCAATATGCGGCTCAGAATCTGGAGCAATTATCTGAAGATGCCGCTGACGAGATACAACCGGTATCAGGTCGGCGATCTGAAGATGCGGATGGACGACGACACGAACAAAATCGAAGAGTTCATCAATCAGCAAACGTACAGCTATATCATCAACTTGCTGATTATTGTCTCCTACGGCGGCGTGTTGCTGTATCTCAGTTGGAAGCTGGCTCTGTTCTCCGTCATTATGGTACCCGTTACCTTCTTCATCGGCCATGTGCTGGGCAGGAACGAGAACGCGCTCAACGAGCAGCGGAGGGAGGTCTGGGCGAGGAAGGATGACTGGATGCTGAGCAGTCTTCAAGGCTGGAAGGAGGTCAAGGCGCTCTGCATTGAGAACAGGGAACGGAGAATCTTCACTCAATATCATCACAGAAGCGGGATTCTCGATGCACGGTGGATTAACTATTGGCTGCTCCACGATTTGATTCTGCCGGCGATCAAGGATGAATTTATAATGAAGTTCGCGCTGTATCTGGCGGGCAGCCTTCTGGTAATGAACGGCGATTTTACAATCGGCAGCTTGCTGATCTTCATGAAATTCTATTCAGGATTCTATGAAAGCGTCAATAGGGTCAATGAGTGCAATATTAGCCTGAATAACGACAAGCCGCTGTTTCATCGGATATTCGATGTCATTCATGACAAGGAAGGCGAGCAGTCAGAACAGGGAGAGCAGTCAGAACAGCCAGAACGGGAAGTACACGCAGAACGGGGAGGACGGGGAGAACGGGCCGGTCAATTGGCGCAAACCCCGTTTCAGGGAGAAGTTAGGCTCAAGAATGTTACATTCGGGTATGAGAACGGCACCCGCCATATTCTGGAGGATGTCTCGTTAACGATCACTCCCGGCGAGAAGGTCGCTATTGTCGGCAAGAGCGGCGCGGGCAAAAGCACACTTGCCAAGCTGCTGCTCGGAATCGAACGGTGCCGGGCGGGGCAAGTCCTGTATGACCATACCGACATCGACAGCTTGCATGAGCCGCTGCTCCACCGGAATGTCGGTGCGGTGATGCAGGACAGCATTCTGTTCAACATGTCGATCAAGGATAATCTGAAGCTGGCGAGAAGCCGGGCGACCGATGAGGAAATTGTGGAGGCTTGCCGGAAGGCCCATATCGACGAGTTCATTGACACTCTTCCGGATCAATATGATACGATCATCGGAGAGAGAGGCGTGAAGCTGTCGGGCGGACAAAGGCAGCGTCTTGCCATTGCCCGGGTGTTCCTGAGCAGAGCGAACATATGGATTCTGGACGAGGCGACCTCCTCGCTCGACCATGAATCCGAACGAATGATCCATGATGTGATCCGGAACGCAACTGGCGACAAGACGATCATTCTGATTGCCCACCGGTTGTCGTCGCTGCTGCTGGCCGACCGGGTCATTGTTCTGAAGGATGGAAGAATCGCGGCAAGCGGGCATCATACCGAGCTTCTGGACCGCAATGAAGCGTATGATGAATTGTTCAAAGAGCAGTATGCGTAA
- a CDS encoding PHP domain-containing protein: protein MGEYIDLHVHTHYSDGSMSPSEIIHYARSRHVGTIAITDHDTIAGVREGMEEGGRCGVRVIPGIELSADYEEEMHILGYFIDINSEHLIRYMEEIRKHRTQETIRLLRTLKKLGMPVPYEELLNSKGVIDINSIIHALIKLGYAKDRRDAVGSYLGQGRPAYIKTYKWLPADCINLIKAAGGIAVLAHPVRLNKSMEELKPVLAELIRYGLDGIECYHSEHTDDWAAYCLRLAKENGLRITGGSDFHGSHRPGIDLAHGKLRAGMLAWERAEESR, encoded by the coding sequence TTGGGCGAGTATATTGATCTGCATGTGCATACCCACTACTCGGACGGGTCCATGTCTCCATCGGAAATTATTCACTACGCCCGATCCCGCCATGTGGGGACCATTGCGATCACGGATCATGATACGATTGCGGGCGTAAGAGAAGGGATGGAAGAAGGCGGGCGCTGCGGGGTAAGAGTCATCCCGGGAATCGAGCTGAGCGCGGACTATGAGGAAGAGATGCATATTCTCGGTTACTTCATCGACATCAATTCCGAGCATCTGATTCGGTATATGGAAGAGATCAGAAAGCATCGCACGCAGGAGACGATCCGGCTGCTGAGGACATTGAAGAAGCTGGGCATGCCCGTTCCATATGAGGAGTTGCTTAACTCAAAGGGCGTGATTGACATAAACAGCATCATTCACGCCTTGATTAAGCTCGGATACGCGAAGGACCGGAGGGATGCTGTCGGGAGTTATCTGGGACAAGGCCGGCCGGCGTACATCAAGACGTATAAATGGCTGCCGGCGGATTGCATTAATCTGATTAAGGCGGCGGGCGGCATTGCGGTTCTTGCGCACCCGGTGCGTCTCAACAAGAGCATGGAGGAGCTAAAGCCTGTACTGGCCGAGCTTATCCGGTATGGGCTGGACGGTATCGAATGCTATCACTCCGAGCATACGGACGATTGGGCAGCCTATTGTCTCCGATTGGCCAAAGAGAACGGGCTGCGAATAACGGGAGGAAGCGATTTTCACGGAAGCCACAGACCGGGCATTGATCTCGCTCACGGAAAATTGCGAGCCGGGATGCTCGCCTGGGAACGGGCAGAGGAGAGCAGATGA
- a CDS encoding alpha/beta fold hydrolase, with protein MFDNAEILNNPSVVLIHGSWLGGWSWREVAGHLAAQGYHVLAPTLTGLGERNHLLTGDINLSVHIEDIVNLILYENITNVVLVGHSYGAMVAAGAADRLFGRVRCDIVIVDGFVTEPGESIVDHYPTVYALMQNFLSPNSSLVEPPPVETFGLNDAEISAAITPFLTKMPLATHTEKLNFSLEKQAQMSRSYICCKEFPMFHQTASIAAKDRWHTFEINAGHLAPITHPKQIAELINAAIQSSH; from the coding sequence ATGTTTGACAATGCAGAAATTTTAAACAATCCATCGGTTGTACTCATTCATGGTTCTTGGTTAGGGGGATGGAGCTGGAGAGAAGTTGCCGGACACTTAGCCGCTCAAGGGTATCATGTTCTGGCTCCGACTTTAACAGGACTTGGCGAACGTAATCATCTGCTGACTGGAGACATTAATTTATCCGTCCACATCGAGGATATTGTTAATCTAATCTTGTACGAAAACATTACAAATGTTGTGCTGGTCGGACACAGTTATGGAGCTATGGTTGCTGCAGGAGCCGCAGACCGTTTGTTCGGTCGAGTACGTTGTGATATCGTTATCGTAGACGGCTTTGTTACCGAACCCGGTGAGTCTATTGTAGATCATTATCCGACTGTGTACGCTCTCATGCAGAATTTCTTGTCACCGAACAGCTCCTTGGTTGAACCGCCGCCTGTAGAGACATTTGGATTAAACGATGCCGAAATCTCTGCAGCCATTACTCCCTTCCTAACCAAAATGCCTCTTGCAACGCATACGGAGAAGCTCAACTTCTCTTTAGAAAAACAAGCACAAATGTCCCGTTCCTACATTTGCTGCAAGGAATTTCCTATGTTTCATCAAACGGCATCCATCGCAGCCAAAGACAGGTGGCATACCTTTGAAATAAATGCTGGCCATCTGGCTCCAATTACCCATCCGAAACAAATTGCCGAATTGATCAATGCAGCAATCCAATCCTCACATTAA
- a CDS encoding IclR family transcriptional regulator — MKELEAATHLSSSSQGIQSLETAFSILNCFKEAKTPLSVSELSKRMEMPKNKIHKYLVSFIRVGALIQNKKDSTYAMGPALIELGLVALQQFDVAKIAKPHIREFSKQINHSVALAIWSEGGPIIAEYERSNKPIQVEIQAGYRFPLLMTALGKCFAAFLPSSQVQSLIQREIDNYQLDEQVVEQELQAIREEGVSFRNTLFAGIPGSMSVASPIFDYTGKMVAALCLIGFTGEIDTSPSSLNVLKLKEKANQITNQLS, encoded by the coding sequence ATGAAAGAGCTGGAAGCCGCAACTCATTTAAGTTCCTCATCTCAGGGTATCCAATCGCTTGAGACCGCTTTTTCCATACTGAATTGTTTTAAAGAGGCAAAAACTCCTTTGTCCGTATCGGAATTGTCCAAAAGAATGGAAATGCCGAAGAATAAAATTCATAAATACTTGGTTAGTTTTATAAGAGTTGGCGCGCTTATTCAGAATAAAAAAGACTCGACTTACGCAATGGGGCCAGCGCTGATTGAATTGGGTTTGGTCGCGCTTCAACAATTCGATGTTGCCAAGATCGCCAAACCGCATATCCGCGAATTTAGCAAACAGATCAATCACTCCGTAGCGCTTGCGATTTGGAGCGAGGGAGGGCCGATAATTGCAGAATACGAACGAAGCAATAAACCGATACAGGTCGAGATTCAAGCTGGATATCGCTTTCCGTTATTGATGACAGCCCTTGGTAAGTGTTTTGCCGCTTTTCTTCCGTCCTCGCAGGTTCAGTCATTGATACAAAGGGAGATCGACAACTATCAACTTGACGAGCAAGTGGTGGAGCAGGAATTACAGGCAATTCGGGAAGAAGGAGTTTCCTTTCGCAATACGCTCTTTGCCGGAATACCTGGGAGCATGTCGGTAGCAAGTCCGATTTTTGACTATACGGGAAAGATGGTTGCAGCACTTTGTCTCATCGGGTTTACAGGCGAAATCGATACTAGTCCATCCTCCCTAAATGTCCTCAAGCTCAAGGAGAAAGCCAATCAAATAACCAATCAACTGTCATAG
- a CDS encoding nitrile hydratase, which translates to MNSSLERKITELAWRDPLFAGLIERNPHQALAQIGVEVPEGVKLDIRRQRRDTLYYVIPPYSEEPDQADSVINQMDLWQSAELFVWIMPQKLKVQLLAMRQSFRRNNP; encoded by the coding sequence ATGAATAGCAGTCTTGAACGGAAAATTACCGAACTTGCTTGGAGAGACCCCTTGTTTGCTGGATTGATTGAAAGAAACCCGCACCAGGCGCTTGCGCAAATAGGAGTAGAAGTGCCCGAAGGTGTTAAGCTCGACATCCGGCGGCAAAGGAGAGATACCCTTTACTATGTCATACCGCCGTATTCAGAGGAGCCGGACCAAGCCGATAGCGTCATTAATCAAATGGATCTGTGGCAGAGCGCCGAGTTGTTTGTCTGGATCATGCCTCAGAAACTGAAAGTGCAGCTCTTGGCGATGCGACAAAGCTTCAGGAGGAATAACCCCTAA
- a CDS encoding RidA family protein, whose product MKKINPDTLTSTVTSLITQIVVAPVSELAFISGQVALNEKGELIGEGDYGLQARQVFINLKLALDAIAAGPENIVQMKIHVVNHRPELVDSIFKAGFEVFGDQWPLTASTFIGVQALGFEEWLVEVDAIVTVSN is encoded by the coding sequence ATGAAGAAAATAAATCCCGATACTCTAACGAGTACAGTAACAAGTTTGATTACACAAATCGTCGTCGCTCCCGTGTCTGAATTAGCCTTTATTTCCGGGCAAGTCGCGTTAAATGAAAAGGGAGAGCTTATCGGAGAAGGGGACTACGGGCTGCAGGCAAGACAAGTGTTTATTAACTTAAAGCTCGCATTGGATGCTATTGCAGCTGGGCCAGAGAATATTGTTCAAATGAAAATTCATGTTGTTAACCATAGGCCAGAGCTGGTTGATTCGATCTTTAAAGCCGGCTTTGAAGTATTCGGCGACCAGTGGCCGCTTACTGCAAGTACTTTTATAGGCGTTCAGGCGCTTGGCTTTGAGGAATGGTTAGTTGAAGTCGATGCGATCGTCACCGTTTCTAACTAA
- a CDS encoding monooxygenase — protein MDYDVIVVGGGPVGMMLAGELALADVKVCVLEKLEATTPYSRALSIHPRTLEIMDLRGLKSELLKIGKTLPTGHFAGLETRLDFTVIDSSSNYSLFIAQSETEKALELRAKELGADIRRGIDVLSVTQSSDCVEVIASGDTGQITLTAAYAIGADGAGSIVRKQANIAFNGTDATLTAVQGDVVFKSPPKTTVVSSFNEKGMIMIVPVSKELHRVVFIDPERNSIPKDEPVTLEELRSGMIRMLGDDYGISDPYWMTRFGNATRQAERYREGRLFLAGDAAHIHFPAGGQGMNVGLQEAMNLGWKLAAEVKGWAPEDLLDSYHAERFPVNTTLLRNTKVQTLLFGTDFSPTAIHLRSMISDLLLSPDANYRLASQIAAVDVQYNVRENVSSHLLNGRRLAEIKLRSQNGDVFSSYELFREGKYVLLNLASDKITETIVSNLQHQHFKFASATLSDQVNGWEDVHTALIRPDGYIAWAVSVAEADVISRIELGIKQISRG, from the coding sequence ATGGATTATGACGTTATTGTAGTCGGCGGAGGACCGGTCGGAATGATGTTGGCTGGGGAACTCGCATTGGCTGATGTTAAGGTTTGCGTCTTGGAAAAGCTGGAAGCCACTACGCCTTACTCGCGAGCGCTTAGTATCCATCCCCGTACATTAGAGATTATGGATTTGCGTGGATTGAAATCGGAATTGTTGAAGATTGGAAAAACGCTGCCTACAGGCCACTTTGCAGGCTTGGAAACCCGGCTGGACTTTACAGTCATCGACTCATCCTCTAATTATTCCTTGTTTATCGCCCAGTCAGAAACGGAAAAGGCGCTGGAGCTGAGAGCGAAGGAGCTTGGCGCCGATATTCGCCGCGGAATAGATGTATTATCGGTGACTCAGAGCTCTGATTGTGTCGAGGTGATTGCTTCCGGAGATACCGGACAAATTACATTAACGGCAGCTTATGCGATTGGCGCCGATGGAGCTGGCAGTATTGTACGAAAGCAGGCCAACATTGCGTTCAACGGCACGGATGCAACACTTACTGCGGTTCAAGGGGATGTCGTATTTAAAAGTCCGCCGAAAACGACCGTCGTTTCCAGCTTTAATGAAAAAGGAATGATTATGATTGTCCCTGTCTCGAAGGAGCTGCACCGTGTTGTCTTTATCGATCCGGAAAGAAATTCAATACCGAAGGATGAGCCCGTTACTTTGGAAGAATTACGCTCGGGAATGATCCGCATGTTAGGGGATGACTACGGAATTTCCGATCCCTACTGGATGACTCGTTTCGGTAATGCTACCCGTCAAGCGGAGCGCTATAGGGAAGGAAGACTGTTCCTTGCGGGGGACGCTGCTCATATTCATTTCCCAGCCGGCGGGCAGGGAATGAATGTGGGCTTGCAGGAAGCCATGAATCTTGGATGGAAACTTGCTGCCGAAGTGAAAGGATGGGCTCCCGAGGACTTGCTGGACAGTTACCATGCGGAACGATTCCCCGTTAATACGACACTGCTTCGAAATACCAAGGTACAAACTCTATTGTTCGGCACCGATTTTTCGCCTACAGCAATCCACCTCCGCAGTATGATTTCGGATTTGCTGCTAAGCCCGGATGCAAACTATCGCTTAGCCAGTCAAATTGCGGCCGTGGATGTTCAATACAACGTGCGAGAGAATGTATCGTCACATCTACTAAATGGCCGCCGGCTTGCAGAGATTAAATTGCGATCGCAGAATGGCGATGTCTTCAGTAGTTATGAGCTTTTTCGTGAAGGTAAATATGTACTATTGAATCTAGCATCGGATAAGATCACAGAAACCATTGTAAGCAATTTGCAGCACCAACATTTCAAATTCGCAAGTGCAACTTTGTCTGATCAAGTTAATGGCTGGGAAGATGTGCACACGGCGTTGATTAGACCAGATGGATACATTGCATGGGCAGTCTCCGTAGCCGAAGCCGATGTAATTTCCCGAATTGAGCTGGGAATTAAGCAAATCAGCAGAGGTTAA
- a CDS encoding YjcZ family sporulation protein, with protein MGECAGFTSTTVILVLYILLVIVLRTF; from the coding sequence ATGGGCGAATGTGCAGGATTTACTTCCACTACCGTCATTCTGGTACTCTACATTCTCTTGGTTATTGTCTTAAGAACGTTCTAA
- a CDS encoding NAD(P)-dependent malic enzyme codes for MSNLEEIMRLHQGGKLETTLKHPIETMEDLAKVYTPGVAKVCQAIASDEEKAYELTIKKNTVAVISDGTAVLGLGDIGPRAAMPVMEGKAALFKQFADVDAVPICLDTKNTEEIIAVVKALAPTFGGINLEDISSPRCFEIERRLQEELDIPVFHDDQHGTAIVVLAGVLNALKVVNKDIRDVKIVVNGCGAAGISVAKMLLNAGAVNLIGVDRDGAINRSNVYEKPHWAEFAQLSNPNQEEGSLSDCIKGADVFIGVSAPNVLKVEDVRNMAKDAIVFAMANPTPEIDPELAAPYVKVMATGRSDYPNQINNVLCFPGIFRGALDCGAREINDAMKLAVAEAIAAAVDPAELSEHFIIPNPFDKRVVENIRIAVAEAAIRTGVARTSQLIGVR; via the coding sequence ATGAGTAATCTGGAAGAAATCATGCGGCTTCATCAGGGCGGGAAGCTGGAGACCACGCTAAAGCATCCGATCGAAACGATGGAGGATCTGGCCAAGGTCTACACGCCTGGGGTAGCCAAGGTCTGTCAGGCGATTGCTTCCGATGAAGAGAAGGCTTACGAGCTCACGATCAAAAAGAATACGGTGGCTGTAATCAGTGACGGTACAGCGGTGCTGGGACTCGGAGACATCGGTCCGCGGGCGGCCATGCCGGTCATGGAGGGGAAGGCAGCGCTGTTCAAACAGTTCGCTGACGTGGATGCCGTCCCGATCTGTCTTGATACGAAGAATACGGAAGAGATAATCGCGGTCGTCAAGGCGCTGGCGCCGACATTCGGCGGCATTAATCTGGAGGATATTTCGTCGCCGCGCTGCTTTGAGATCGAACGCCGGCTTCAGGAGGAACTCGACATCCCGGTATTCCACGATGACCAGCACGGAACGGCTATTGTGGTGCTGGCGGGCGTACTGAATGCGCTGAAGGTTGTGAACAAGGACATCCGGGATGTGAAGATCGTCGTCAACGGCTGCGGAGCGGCGGGCATTTCGGTCGCTAAAATGCTGCTGAACGCCGGTGCTGTCAATCTGATCGGTGTAGACCGGGACGGAGCGATCAACCGGTCGAATGTCTACGAGAAGCCGCATTGGGCCGAGTTCGCGCAGCTCAGCAATCCTAATCAGGAAGAAGGCTCGCTGTCGGACTGCATTAAGGGAGCTGATGTCTTTATCGGCGTATCGGCGCCGAATGTGCTGAAGGTGGAGGACGTGCGGAACATGGCCAAGGACGCGATCGTGTTCGCCATGGCCAATCCGACGCCGGAGATCGATCCGGAGCTGGCTGCGCCTTATGTCAAGGTTATGGCGACAGGACGCTCCGATTACCCGAACCAGATTAACAATGTGCTCTGCTTCCCGGGTATTTTCCGGGGGGCGCTGGACTGCGGAGCGAGAGAAATCAATGATGCGATGAAGCTCGCGGTTGCCGAGGCGATTGCAGCGGCTGTCGATCCGGCGGAACTGAGTGAGCATTTCATTATTCCGAACCCCTTCGACAAGCGAGTGGTGGAAAATATCCGGATTGCGGTCGCCGAAGCGGCGATCCGTACCGGAGTTGCCCGGACCAGCCAATTGATCGGGGTACGTTAA
- a CDS encoding ATP-binding cassette domain-containing protein, protein MTELNDVITSVTLLGGRSKSGEPEEVNLRLVPGDLVAVVGPTGSGKSRLLADIEYIAQRDTPSGRQILINDDTPDPELRFSWGRRLIAQLSQNMNFVMDATVAEFITMHAECRGDGNLDEAYAEKLIHEVIAQANRLTGEPIMPDSPLTALSGGQSRALMIADTAILSDSPIVLIDEIENAGIDRRQALDVLVQNQKIVLMATHDPILALLAHSRIVLKGGGIAGVLQGDAEEAALLQELQRTDAALMAIREKLRRGERLSGSSLGSGSCPA, encoded by the coding sequence ATGACCGAACTGAACGACGTCATTACGTCCGTAACCCTGCTCGGCGGACGCTCCAAATCCGGAGAGCCCGAAGAGGTGAACCTCCGGCTTGTTCCCGGGGATTTGGTCGCTGTCGTTGGACCTACCGGCTCCGGCAAAAGCCGCCTGCTGGCCGACATCGAATACATCGCCCAGAGGGATACCCCGAGCGGGCGCCAGATTCTCATCAACGACGACACGCCTGATCCCGAGCTTCGCTTCTCCTGGGGCCGGAGGCTGATCGCTCAGCTGTCGCAGAATATGAACTTCGTCATGGATGCCACCGTTGCCGAGTTCATTACGATGCACGCCGAGTGCCGCGGAGACGGCAATCTTGACGAAGCTTACGCAGAGAAGCTGATACATGAGGTTATCGCGCAGGCGAACCGGCTTACCGGCGAGCCGATCATGCCGGATTCGCCGCTCACCGCGCTCAGCGGCGGCCAGTCGCGCGCACTGATGATCGCCGACACGGCCATTCTGTCCGATAGCCCGATCGTGCTGATCGACGAGATCGAGAACGCGGGCATCGACCGCCGCCAGGCGCTGGACGTGCTCGTCCAGAATCAGAAAATCGTGCTCATGGCGACGCATGATCCCATTCTCGCGCTGCTCGCCCACAGCCGCATCGTCCTGAAGGGCGGCGGCATCGCCGGCGTGCTGCAAGGCGATGCCGAGGAAGCAGCGCTGCTCCAGGAGCTGCAGCGCACGGACGCCGCCCTGATGGCGATCCGCGAGAAGCTGCGGCGCGGCGAGCGCTTGAGCGGATCTTCGCTGGGAAGCGGCTCCTGTCCGGCTTAA
- a CDS encoding GTP-binding protein — protein MKLITVAGPPSSGKTSMLLRVIEWLKEQGLKAGVVKFDCVASRDDERYRAKDVPVLLGLAGNLCPDHYFVTNIEACANWGQSLGLDLFISESAGLCNRCSPFIRQALGVCVIDNLAGANTPTKMGPLLKQADIVVITKGDIVSQAEREVFQYQVRKVNARAEVLQMNGLTGQGRERLGALLAQAPDTGDLEGRKLRFSMPAAVCSYCLGETKIGKDYQMGNVRSIAIPESEVSGGETA, from the coding sequence ATGAAGCTCATAACCGTGGCGGGACCGCCGTCGAGCGGCAAGACCTCCATGCTTCTGCGCGTGATCGAATGGCTGAAGGAGCAGGGATTGAAAGCGGGGGTTGTCAAATTCGACTGTGTCGCCTCCAGGGACGATGAGCGCTACCGGGCAAAAGATGTGCCGGTGCTGCTCGGTCTTGCCGGCAATCTGTGTCCGGACCATTATTTTGTGACGAATATCGAGGCCTGCGCCAACTGGGGACAATCGCTCGGTCTCGACCTGTTCATCAGCGAGAGCGCGGGGCTGTGCAACCGCTGTTCGCCTTTCATCCGCCAGGCGCTGGGAGTCTGCGTCATCGACAATCTCGCGGGGGCGAACACCCCGACGAAGATGGGGCCCCTGCTCAAGCAGGCCGATATCGTCGTTATTACCAAGGGAGATATCGTCTCCCAGGCCGAGCGCGAGGTCTTCCAGTACCAGGTGCGCAAGGTCAATGCCAGAGCCGAAGTGCTGCAAATGAATGGCCTGACCGGCCAGGGGCGGGAGCGCCTCGGTGCCCTTCTCGCCCAGGCCCCCGATACCGGAGATTTGGAAGGCCGGAAACTTCGGTTCTCCATGCCGGCTGCCGTCTGCTCCTATTGCCTGGGCGAGACCAAGATCGGGAAGGATTATCAGATGGGGAATGTGCGAAGCATCGCTATTCCCGAGTCCGAAGTCTCCGGAGGTGAGACGGCATGA
- a CDS encoding ABC transporter substrate-binding protein yields the protein MSSGTAEVQEQLPRHLLAMLPCPLKVPLEETFVRQQNEGLWSELDPQEVAFEGNANQHDFYKTVDGFESEDELPEAVITPGISSFFHQSFRTRFLDHDVFADAADYTPNARFTEIGMKDPLGRVTLLCVNPLVIVADKARLGGLPEPRSWSDLLNPAYKKQVTMRGHKGSFCETVLLTIGQSFGQEMLTGLGRSVRQGLHPGQMAKLAGTDSEDATALYVMPYFYANNIRKKEKVSIIWPEEGAIASPVFLLAKRQASESGRRLADFFTGAESAQLYEDAFFPSPHPSVQTSVPDRKLLWMGWDLVWNRDIQKLTDEANAAFLRGFKQEG from the coding sequence ATGAGTTCAGGAACCGCTGAAGTTCAAGAACAGTTGCCCAGACATTTGCTAGCTATGCTTCCGTGCCCGCTGAAAGTGCCGCTCGAAGAAACCTTCGTGCGTCAGCAGAATGAGGGCTTGTGGTCCGAACTGGACCCGCAAGAGGTTGCCTTCGAGGGAAATGCGAACCAGCACGACTTCTATAAAACGGTAGACGGCTTCGAATCCGAGGATGAACTGCCGGAAGCCGTCATCACTCCCGGGATCAGCAGCTTCTTTCACCAGAGCTTCCGCACCCGGTTTCTTGACCATGATGTATTTGCCGACGCAGCGGACTATACCCCGAACGCCAGATTCACCGAGATCGGCATGAAGGACCCGCTTGGACGCGTTACTCTCTTATGCGTCAATCCGCTCGTCATCGTCGCGGACAAAGCCCGTCTCGGCGGATTGCCGGAGCCCCGCTCCTGGAGCGATCTGCTGAATCCGGCGTACAAGAAGCAGGTGACCATGCGTGGCCATAAGGGCAGCTTCTGCGAGACGGTGCTCCTGACGATCGGCCAATCCTTCGGCCAGGAGATGCTGACCGGGCTTGGCCGGTCTGTCCGGCAAGGACTGCATCCCGGCCAGATGGCGAAGCTCGCGGGAACCGACAGCGAAGACGCAACGGCGCTGTATGTTATGCCCTATTTCTACGCCAACAATATCCGCAAGAAGGAGAAGGTCAGCATCATCTGGCCTGAGGAAGGCGCGATCGCCAGCCCCGTCTTCCTGCTGGCCAAACGGCAAGCCTCGGAATCCGGCCGGCGCCTGGCCGATTTCTTCACCGGCGCCGAGTCGGCGCAGCTCTACGAGGACGCCTTCTTCCCCTCGCCGCATCCTTCGGTTCAGACCTCCGTACCGGACCGCAAGCTGCTGTGGATGGGATGGGACCTGGTGTGGAACCGCGACATCCAGAAGCTGACTGATGAGGCGAACGCCGCATTCCTGCGGGGCTTCAAGCAGGAGGGCTGA